The Magnolia sinica isolate HGM2019 chromosome 9, MsV1, whole genome shotgun sequence genome contains a region encoding:
- the LOC131256309 gene encoding uncharacterized protein LOC131256309, translating to MKQKYYAVFVGRNPGIYATWDACNAQVNGFSGCRHKSFTTVEDATKAWNEYQASFPDRMVRHTTGSGAARASHHHSTMDSGNCIPALTDWTQIGTKNVREDGKAERVPFVEVGEDSYMARLLRILLGLLIFYAGIRLFCRL from the exons ATGAAACAAAAGTATTATGCGGTGTTTGTGGGGAGGAATCCCGGGATTTATGCCACATGGGATGCATGCAATGCTCAAGTTAACGGATTTAGTGGGTGCAGACACAAGTCGTTCACGACTGTTGAAGATGCTACGAAAGCCTGGAATGAGTATCAG gcATCTTTCCCTGATCGAATGGTGCGACATACAACTGGAAGTGGGGCTGCTCGTGCATCTCATCACCACTCAACAATGGATAGTGGCAATTGTATACCGGCTCTCACAGATTGGACCCAAATCGGCACCAAGAATGTCCGGGAAGATGGCAAGGCTGAGAGGGTGCCTTTTGTTGAAGTTGGAGAGGACTCTTACATGGCTCGGCTTCTTCGTATACTGCTTGGATTGTTGATTTTTTATGCCGGTATCAGGTTGTTTTGTCGGTTATAG